Proteins from a single region of Zavarzinella sp.:
- a CDS encoding lipocalin family protein, giving the protein MLRIGMAFALFTLVGLVGCDSDSSKSGSGSGSKNAPASASIVGTWEGRDPEIKGFVLVMSFQADGKATMETVLENMPKADNVTIDNGKQEGTYKLEDKTLSATFMGSEKKMTVKELTADKMVLTNDKGKDMTFTKKK; this is encoded by the coding sequence ATGTTGCGGATCGGAATGGCGTTTGCCCTGTTCACATTGGTGGGGCTGGTAGGCTGTGATTCGGATTCTTCCAAGAGCGGAAGTGGCAGCGGTAGCAAGAATGCTCCCGCGTCGGCATCGATTGTTGGCACCTGGGAAGGCCGCGACCCGGAAATCAAAGGATTTGTGTTGGTAATGTCTTTCCAGGCGGACGGCAAAGCAACCATGGAAACCGTGCTTGAAAACATGCCAAAAGCAGACAATGTAACGATCGACAACGGCAAACAGGAAGGCACCTACAAACTGGAAGACAAAACGCTGTCCGCCACGTTCATGGGTAGCGAAAAGAAAATGACCGTGAAAGAACTGACTGCCGATAAAATGGTGCTGACCAACGATAAAGGGAAAGACATGACCTTTACCAAGAAGAAGTAA
- a CDS encoding SIR2 family protein — protein sequence MTAYADYQEHCTALIRGVISDRGCQPIIFAGSGLSKRFFDSPSWDELLDHLCKACPSIEYDYAYYKQKHTDLPSIGSEIAGHYREWAWSKSGKKRFPAELFNSGQTSDIYLKYCVAEHFREITPKPSEIRKDTAKRELAALQEIQPHAIISTNYDEFLERVFPDFVPIVGQQILRTNYVSVGEVFKIHGCATDPKSLVLTSEDYSEWTRKKKYLSAKLLTYFAEHPLVFLGYSGSDDNIRAILSDIDEILAEPDGLVSNLIFVTYRRDAELAVNLPVEKMIELQDGRSIRVRNIDAADYEWIFRALGTGAPIEKVDPKILRALLARNYNLVRHDIPRKTVQINFSTLEHAVNTDGHFAHLLGISTLDNPSVFNAVYPYTLTGVATELGFTHWSHANKLLAKIEDEKGVDIKSFDNKYHISFKVGASDKSIAQKYSQACVDLLAAVRDGKPYLIDQTELSGPEKKSI from the coding sequence ATGACAGCCTACGCAGATTATCAAGAACATTGCACCGCGTTAATTAGAGGTGTGATCAGTGATCGTGGTTGCCAGCCAATTATATTCGCTGGTTCAGGGCTTTCAAAGCGTTTTTTTGACTCTCCGAGTTGGGATGAATTGCTTGATCACCTCTGTAAAGCATGCCCGTCGATTGAGTACGACTACGCATACTACAAACAGAAGCACACCGATCTTCCGTCGATCGGTTCGGAAATTGCTGGGCATTACCGGGAGTGGGCTTGGTCAAAGTCAGGTAAAAAGAGGTTTCCCGCAGAACTATTCAATTCCGGGCAGACAAGCGACATATACCTCAAGTACTGCGTCGCTGAACACTTCCGTGAAATTACACCCAAGCCATCGGAGATAAGGAAGGATACGGCCAAAAGAGAGTTGGCGGCACTTCAAGAGATACAGCCTCATGCCATCATCTCCACAAATTACGATGAATTCTTGGAACGTGTTTTCCCAGACTTTGTGCCGATTGTTGGACAGCAAATTCTCCGAACAAATTATGTTAGCGTCGGAGAGGTTTTCAAGATTCATGGTTGCGCAACAGACCCAAAATCACTTGTGCTCACTTCCGAAGACTACAGTGAGTGGACACGCAAGAAGAAGTACCTCAGTGCCAAACTTCTCACCTACTTCGCCGAGCATCCACTAGTCTTTCTCGGCTACAGCGGATCCGATGACAACATTCGCGCAATTCTTTCCGACATTGATGAGATACTTGCCGAGCCGGATGGCCTGGTTTCGAATCTGATCTTCGTGACTTATAGACGTGATGCAGAGTTGGCAGTAAACCTCCCTGTCGAAAAGATGATTGAACTTCAAGATGGTCGGTCGATTCGAGTGCGAAACATTGATGCCGCCGACTACGAGTGGATTTTTCGAGCTCTCGGCACGGGAGCGCCGATCGAGAAAGTTGATCCAAAAATTCTGCGAGCATTACTGGCAAGAAACTATAACCTTGTGCGACACGACATTCCAAGAAAAACCGTCCAAATCAATTTTTCGACACTAGAACATGCAGTTAATACCGACGGGCATTTTGCACACTTGCTTGGGATCTCGACACTGGACAATCCAAGCGTTTTCAACGCTGTCTACCCATATACACTGACAGGGGTTGCGACAGAGCTTGGATTCACGCATTGGTCGCACGCTAACAAGCTTTTGGCGAAGATTGAAGACGAAAAGGGTGTCGATATCAAGAGTTTCGACAACAAGTACCACATTAGCTTCAAGGTAGGTGCCTCAGACAAGTCGATCGCACAGAAATATTCGCAGGCTTGTGTCGACCTCTTGGCAGCGGTCCGCGACGGAAAACCATATTTGATTGACCAGACCGAACTCAGTGGCCCTGAAAAAAAATCTATATAA
- a CDS encoding glycine cleavage system protein H: MADELTFMMGKYAAVLPSGFRYCKNHMWCRTLESGIHRFGFSSYAIRLMQDVYFLEWSIDADTPVVLKQQIGNIETSKATSDLYVPIAGQLVAFNQAVLADPSLINISGYDQGWLFDIAGDITPTLSLEEYFAFLDGAWELTQRHIKKQMHEE; encoded by the coding sequence ATGGCTGACGAACTGACATTCATGATGGGAAAGTACGCTGCGGTGCTGCCCAGTGGCTTTCGCTATTGCAAAAACCATATGTGGTGCCGCACGCTGGAGAGTGGCATCCACCGCTTTGGTTTCAGCAGCTATGCCATTCGCCTGATGCAGGACGTGTATTTTCTGGAATGGTCGATTGATGCCGACACACCCGTGGTGCTGAAGCAGCAGATCGGTAATATTGAAACCAGCAAAGCCACTTCCGACCTGTACGTGCCCATTGCCGGCCAACTGGTGGCCTTCAATCAGGCGGTGCTGGCGGATCCCTCTCTCATTAATATTTCAGGGTACGATCAGGGGTGGCTGTTTGATATCGCGGGCGATATTACCCCCACCCTCAGTCTGGAAGAATATTTTGCCTTTCTCGACGGTGCGTGGGAACTGACCCAACGCCATATCAAGAAACAAATGCACGAAGAATGA
- a CDS encoding NAD(P)H-hydrate epimerase, giving the protein MTLPEVYLFRDEVRECDRVAIEKYKIPGCILMENAARSAAEWLHHLQGGVGSCLIYCGTGNNAGDGLVMARHLHLWGWKVLVVLAEAPSRFRGDALLNWNIVAAMQIPVYEIFSRPTWQEELAAHQQQAPWAVDALFGTGLNRNMAPPYGDIVDLMNQHSRHCLAVDIPSGLDADTGEPLGNAVRADFTATFVAPKKGFLHASSYLGEVKVFGIGAPIDLATTR; this is encoded by the coding sequence ATGACATTACCAGAAGTATATTTGTTTCGCGATGAAGTCCGAGAGTGCGACCGAGTTGCCATCGAAAAATACAAAATCCCTGGCTGCATTCTGATGGAAAATGCGGCCAGATCCGCTGCGGAGTGGTTGCACCACCTGCAAGGTGGGGTGGGCAGTTGCCTGATCTACTGTGGGACCGGAAACAACGCGGGCGATGGCCTCGTGATGGCACGTCACCTGCATCTGTGGGGCTGGAAGGTGCTGGTAGTGCTGGCCGAAGCCCCCAGCCGATTTCGGGGCGATGCATTACTGAATTGGAATATTGTGGCAGCAATGCAAATTCCCGTTTATGAGATCTTCAGCCGTCCCACTTGGCAGGAGGAATTGGCAGCACATCAGCAACAGGCACCGTGGGCAGTGGATGCGTTATTTGGCACAGGTCTCAACCGGAATATGGCCCCACCCTATGGGGATATTGTTGACTTAATGAATCAACATAGTAGGCATTGCCTGGCGGTGGATATTCCCTCTGGCCTGGATGCCGACACGGGCGAACCACTTGGGAACGCTGTGCGTGCCGATTTCACCGCAACATTTGTCGCACCGAAAAAGGGTTTTTTGCACGCAAGTTCTTATCTGGGCGAAGTAAAGGTGTTTGGCATTGGTGCACCGATTGACCTGGCGACAACCAGGTAA
- a CDS encoding coproporphyrinogen-III oxidase family protein produces the protein MPISADEQEKTGLGNYFIANYPSFSYWKPDYLEQAMEAINRPPLPGVPMGLYLHIPFCRKRCKFCYFRVYTDKNAKDIEVYTNALIKEVELLSKTPIVGGRSLDYVYFGGGTPSYLSASQLESLMTSLAAIMPWDKAREVTFECEPGTLQQHKLETLRKMGVTRLSLGVENFKPEILQYNGRAHLEEEIYRAFGWARDLGFPQINIDLISGMVGEDWDNWKVCVQKTIDMGPDSVTIYQMELPYNTTFSKELRVIGNDQPPPESQVADWPTKRAWVDYAFAEFQKAGYEISSAYTVVKSKAANQFVYRDALWHGADMFGTGVASFGHLNGVHVQNVDTWENYIGKLDQNEIPLGRAFPVTKRDELIREMILQLKTGKLELPYFETKFGVNILQEFDEKYRKLEKDGWLKVTDTGVELTREGLLQIDRHLPIFFDPQYIGPRYT, from the coding sequence TTGCCGATCTCTGCAGACGAACAGGAAAAAACCGGGCTAGGAAATTACTTCATCGCCAACTACCCCTCGTTCTCTTACTGGAAGCCAGACTACCTTGAGCAGGCCATGGAAGCGATCAATCGCCCACCGTTGCCTGGTGTGCCGATGGGGTTATATCTCCATATTCCCTTTTGTCGGAAGCGGTGCAAATTCTGCTATTTTCGCGTTTACACCGATAAAAACGCCAAAGATATCGAAGTTTACACCAACGCATTGATTAAAGAAGTAGAATTGCTGTCCAAAACACCCATTGTGGGTGGCAGATCACTGGATTACGTCTACTTTGGTGGGGGCACGCCATCCTACCTCAGTGCCAGTCAGCTCGAAAGCCTGATGACCAGTCTCGCAGCAATTATGCCGTGGGACAAAGCCCGCGAAGTCACTTTTGAATGCGAACCGGGCACTCTGCAGCAGCACAAACTGGAAACACTCCGCAAAATGGGTGTCACCCGCCTGAGCCTGGGGGTGGAAAACTTCAAACCGGAGATTCTGCAGTATAACGGGCGGGCCCACCTGGAAGAAGAAATCTATCGCGCATTTGGCTGGGCCAGAGACCTTGGCTTCCCACAGATTAATATTGATCTCATTTCCGGGATGGTGGGTGAAGATTGGGACAACTGGAAGGTGTGCGTTCAAAAAACGATCGACATGGGGCCGGATTCCGTCACCATTTATCAGATGGAATTGCCGTACAACACCACCTTTTCCAAAGAACTGCGGGTAATCGGGAACGATCAGCCCCCACCGGAATCGCAGGTGGCCGATTGGCCCACCAAGCGGGCATGGGTGGACTATGCTTTTGCCGAGTTTCAGAAGGCGGGTTACGAAATCTCCAGTGCGTACACCGTGGTGAAAAGTAAAGCTGCCAACCAGTTTGTTTACCGCGACGCCTTGTGGCACGGTGCGGACATGTTTGGCACCGGCGTGGCTTCGTTTGGCCACCTGAACGGGGTACATGTGCAGAACGTGGACACCTGGGAAAACTACATCGGCAAACTGGATCAGAACGAAATCCCACTGGGGCGAGCTTTTCCGGTGACCAAACGCGATGAACTGATCCGTGAAATGATTCTGCAACTGAAAACCGGCAAACTGGAACTGCCTTACTTCGAAACGAAGTTCGGCGTCAACATTTTGCAGGAATTCGACGAAAAGTATCGCAAACTGGAAAAGGATGGCTGGTTGAAAGTGACCGATACTGGCGTGGAGCTGACCCGCGAGGGGCTGTTGCAAATTGATCGCCACCTGCCGATCTTTTTTGATCCCCAATACATTGGCCCCCGCTATACCTAA
- a CDS encoding NPCBM/NEW2 domain-containing protein: protein MRLSILVLAGWCIGAYGAELTTLEGKKATGEVMAIGKLELTFQVNGMPQKYPLTELNTVEFGNKPKPIPANATYTMVELTDGTTIRCTSFKLDGKTAILEVPDFAAGTTSRMQVPMTTIFTVLKEAQDLRRELRFRELIRSRGRFDLWVISKPGAMENKETYDAIPGTFGPGDLEKNSIKFTRQGANPLDLPIDRIAGMIFNQLPGEAPPTICTVQDSLGNNYAAKSVERTANGFTVNTVAGLKLEMASNQISKFDFGSNSVKYLSEMEYKLAYESSVLPIELLKVFKNEFPDRKGLELYVDAKTLKKVTYRKGLWVHPDVILEFPLERKFKTFRASVGIDPRYYGNSDVSINLVVEGDGTPLLRNEIKAGSPITEINVNLQNCDLLRIRVETPKGELDAGRALVIGDGKVMK, encoded by the coding sequence ATGCGTTTGAGTATTCTGGTGCTGGCTGGTTGGTGTATTGGTGCGTACGGTGCAGAACTGACCACCCTGGAAGGGAAAAAAGCCACTGGCGAAGTGATGGCGATTGGCAAACTGGAACTGACCTTTCAAGTGAATGGGATGCCGCAAAAATATCCGTTGACCGAACTGAACACCGTCGAGTTTGGAAACAAGCCCAAGCCGATTCCCGCGAACGCCACCTATACCATGGTGGAACTGACCGATGGCACCACCATCCGGTGCACATCGTTCAAACTGGATGGGAAAACCGCAATTCTGGAAGTGCCGGACTTTGCCGCAGGCACCACGTCGCGGATGCAGGTGCCGATGACCACGATTTTCACGGTGCTGAAAGAAGCGCAGGATTTACGGCGGGAATTACGCTTTCGCGAGCTGATTCGCTCCCGAGGTCGCTTTGACCTGTGGGTAATTTCCAAACCAGGTGCGATGGAAAATAAGGAAACCTACGATGCTATCCCCGGGACGTTTGGCCCAGGTGATCTGGAAAAGAACAGCATCAAGTTTACCCGCCAGGGTGCTAACCCGCTTGATTTACCCATTGATCGTATCGCCGGCATGATTTTCAACCAGCTTCCTGGTGAGGCCCCACCCACGATCTGTACGGTTCAGGACAGTCTGGGCAACAATTATGCCGCCAAAAGTGTGGAACGCACCGCGAATGGCTTTACCGTCAACACGGTGGCAGGGTTAAAACTGGAAATGGCCAGCAATCAGATCAGCAAGTTTGATTTTGGCTCGAATTCGGTCAAATATCTTTCTGAGATGGAATATAAGCTGGCGTATGAAAGCAGTGTGCTGCCAATCGAATTATTAAAAGTTTTTAAGAATGAATTCCCCGATCGCAAAGGTTTGGAACTGTACGTTGATGCCAAGACACTGAAAAAGGTCACCTACCGCAAAGGACTGTGGGTACATCCTGATGTGATTCTCGAGTTCCCACTGGAAAGAAAGTTCAAAACATTTCGGGCATCTGTGGGGATTGACCCACGTTATTATGGAAATTCGGATGTCAGCATTAATCTGGTGGTGGAAGGTGACGGCACCCCACTGCTGCGAAATGAGATCAAAGCAGGCAGCCCGATTACCGAGATCAATGTGAATCTGCAGAATTGTGATCTGTTGCGGATCCGAGTGGAAACTCCAAAAGGCGAACTGGACGCCGGCCGTGCACTCGTAATTGGTGATGGCAAAGTGATGAAGTAA
- a CDS encoding ferredoxin family protein: MSQYRLTVVLSQAPGKHPAKRSLEESIAAALIMESGLDVAVIPNLYDLGPDHTGRLYLEGVRGDFCVLTWHFPRAIFWLLDRIGIKGHFGENQLSAPNDEDEEEMEAESTNRGIGAAGDIPNRHIYCLDLRDRNTPEAFVAELKRIAKECGERRQAESAAKAPLLQLGVQRPEPANGVSANGTNGKHHELQLLENQDFTPEKLLATPNRRWYPVIDYSRCTNCLECLDFCLFGVYGVDSFERLYVESQDNCKKGCPACSRVCPEQAIMFPEYKSAAIAGAPVGGITGIKIDLSKLFGGEDADPVAQAVAERDRELVADGRTAVGATVGLPKRQENKSNAPKDDLDKLVDDLDALDL; encoded by the coding sequence ATGAGCCAATATCGTCTTACTGTTGTGCTGTCTCAGGCACCTGGGAAGCACCCTGCCAAGCGTTCTCTGGAAGAATCGATTGCTGCCGCACTGATCATGGAATCTGGTCTGGATGTGGCGGTGATTCCCAACCTGTACGATCTGGGGCCCGACCATACTGGCCGGCTTTACCTGGAAGGGGTGCGGGGTGACTTCTGCGTCCTGACCTGGCACTTCCCACGGGCCATTTTCTGGCTGCTGGACCGCATCGGCATCAAGGGGCACTTTGGTGAAAACCAACTGAGTGCCCCCAATGATGAGGATGAGGAAGAAATGGAAGCAGAGAGCACCAATCGTGGGATTGGTGCGGCGGGCGACATCCCGAATCGGCATATTTACTGCCTCGATTTGCGGGATCGCAACACGCCAGAAGCATTTGTTGCAGAATTGAAACGGATAGCCAAAGAATGTGGGGAACGTCGTCAGGCCGAAAGTGCCGCAAAAGCCCCACTGCTGCAGTTAGGGGTACAGCGGCCTGAACCTGCAAATGGTGTTTCTGCCAATGGCACCAACGGCAAGCACCACGAATTGCAACTGCTTGAGAATCAAGACTTTACGCCAGAAAAGCTGCTTGCCACTCCCAACCGCAGGTGGTACCCGGTAATTGATTACAGTCGCTGCACCAACTGCCTGGAATGCCTCGATTTCTGTCTTTTCGGTGTTTATGGTGTTGATTCGTTCGAACGCCTGTACGTGGAATCGCAGGACAATTGCAAAAAAGGCTGTCCCGCCTGCAGCCGGGTTTGTCCGGAACAGGCGATTATGTTTCCGGAATACAAATCTGCCGCCATTGCCGGTGCACCCGTGGGGGGCATTACGGGTATTAAAATCGACCTGTCGAAGTTATTTGGCGGAGAAGATGCTGATCCTGTGGCTCAGGCGGTTGCGGAACGCGACCGGGAATTAGTTGCCGATGGTCGCACCGCAGTGGGGGCGACAGTTGGTCTGCCCAAACGCCAGGAAAACAAATCTAACGCACCCAAGGACGATCTGGATAAGCTGGTGGATGATCTGGACGCATTGGATCTGTAG
- a CDS encoding TatD family hydrolase, with product MMKLFDTHAHLDDDRFGKDLPEVVQRATEAGVIRIITIGIDVATSRANLALVEQHPLLRAAVGIQPNHVAEAVQGDWEVILQLAADPKVVAIGETGLDRYWDRAPFPLQEDYFCRHLELSYQLKKPVIIHCREAEEDIICTCEPFFAQHGTVHGVLHSYTGNLPCALRGVEMGLYVSFAGMLTYNSAENVREVAKEIPLDRLLIETDAPYLAPVPKRGKRNEPAFVAHTAEFMANLRGISVRELCDLTTHNAQTLFGC from the coding sequence ATGATGAAATTATTTGATACCCACGCCCACCTGGATGATGATCGTTTTGGGAAAGATCTGCCTGAAGTGGTGCAACGTGCCACAGAAGCTGGCGTAATACGAATTATTACCATTGGCATTGATGTGGCGACCAGTCGGGCGAATCTGGCACTGGTGGAACAGCACCCACTGCTTCGTGCGGCAGTGGGGATTCAGCCCAACCACGTGGCAGAAGCGGTGCAAGGAGATTGGGAAGTTATTCTGCAACTGGCAGCCGATCCGAAGGTAGTTGCCATCGGGGAAACAGGGCTGGACCGCTATTGGGATCGAGCACCCTTCCCACTGCAGGAAGACTATTTTTGCAGGCACCTGGAATTGAGTTATCAGTTAAAGAAGCCTGTCATCATTCATTGTCGCGAGGCCGAAGAGGATATCATCTGCACGTGCGAGCCATTTTTTGCCCAACATGGCACCGTACATGGTGTGCTGCATTCTTACACAGGCAACCTCCCATGTGCCTTACGTGGGGTGGAAATGGGGCTTTACGTTTCGTTTGCAGGAATGCTGACCTACAATTCTGCGGAAAATGTGCGTGAAGTGGCGAAAGAAATCCCTCTGGATCGACTGCTGATTGAAACCGATGCCCCCTATCTGGCACCTGTGCCGAAACGTGGGAAACGGAATGAACCAGCATTTGTTGCCCATACGGCGGAGTTCATGGCAAATTTGCGGGGCATTTCTGTGAGGGAACTATGCGATCTGACCACCCACAACGCCCAGACATTGTTTGGCTGCTGA
- a CDS encoding oligopeptide transporter, OPT family, which produces MNQSSEPEQFQPYVPDNQRIPEFTILPIIMGTLFGIVFGASSIYLVLKVGLTVSASIPVAVLTMTMFKVLGVMPRFRPRTILESNTAQTAGCAGESIAFGVGLIMPALLLLGFEIDIIRVMTVSILGGLLGILMMIPLRRAFIVKQHGTLKFPEGTACAEVLIAGEKGGATGLYVLVGFVLGFIYQWCVKGFLLLKEEVARHLSVVSGGKTVGLKGASVGMEMNAALMGVGYIIGPRVSCIMVAGGVLAYLVLSPTIYFFGEQLPTPLPPAVSSVEMIDGKEVDTGLIRNMDESQIRNNYILYIGAGAVAAGGIISMLRALPVIFGAIAGGFRDLLAGSGARSAARTQRDLSMVVVVVGSLLLVGLLAAIPQLGLGMSLTGFLGALMIVVFGFLFVTVSARLTGEIGSSSNPISGMTVATLLLTCLLILVLDAVNVLSITKEIKLTALMIAGVVCIASSNGGSTAQALKTGHILGATPIYQQISILIGALTAAAVVGVVLLYLDRAGSTYTKKELPDVAVDVRTLTEKDHVRRGEYSADTTEYHVLNIGDNEEYRASNDQVVRPGRYLVNDEGKIIYRVDPAINGKLKTDDSGNPETLKFDAPKTRLMQLIIDGVLSSKLPWDLVLIGVLIALTLELVGVPSLPFAVGVYLPLSASTPIFVGGAIRWLTDKYRRRSEAEGDKSPGVLLSSGYIAGASIALMVIAFLNFSSTIPKQLDLTSSVPAWWLTWQDAITMSVFGVLGIILFWCGIRKPKD; this is translated from the coding sequence ATGAATCAATCTTCTGAACCGGAACAGTTTCAACCATACGTTCCAGACAACCAGCGAATACCTGAATTTACCATACTGCCGATCATCATGGGCACGCTGTTCGGCATTGTGTTCGGTGCGTCCTCGATTTACCTTGTCCTGAAGGTGGGGCTGACGGTATCGGCTTCGATACCTGTCGCCGTGCTGACCATGACAATGTTCAAAGTACTGGGTGTGATGCCCCGTTTTCGCCCACGCACCATTCTGGAAAGTAATACCGCCCAGACAGCAGGATGTGCTGGTGAATCAATCGCCTTTGGCGTGGGTCTGATTATGCCCGCATTATTACTGCTGGGCTTTGAAATTGACATTATTCGTGTGATGACCGTTTCGATTCTTGGTGGGCTGCTGGGCATTCTGATGATGATTCCCCTGCGGCGGGCATTTATTGTCAAACAGCACGGCACTCTGAAGTTTCCCGAAGGCACTGCCTGCGCGGAAGTATTGATTGCCGGAGAAAAAGGTGGGGCAACCGGTTTATATGTGCTGGTCGGCTTTGTGCTGGGCTTTATCTATCAGTGGTGCGTAAAAGGGTTTCTGTTATTGAAGGAAGAAGTCGCCCGCCACCTCAGCGTTGTGTCCGGTGGTAAAACTGTGGGCCTGAAAGGTGCCAGTGTAGGCATGGAAATGAACGCCGCCCTGATGGGAGTAGGCTATATTATTGGCCCACGCGTATCCTGCATTATGGTTGCTGGTGGGGTGCTGGCTTATCTGGTGCTATCACCCACCATTTACTTTTTCGGCGAACAGTTACCCACCCCACTGCCACCTGCGGTCAGTAGTGTGGAAATGATTGATGGCAAAGAAGTGGATACCGGCCTGATCCGCAATATGGATGAATCGCAGATCCGCAACAATTACATCCTTTACATTGGTGCGGGTGCCGTGGCAGCTGGGGGCATCATCAGCATGTTACGGGCATTGCCTGTCATTTTTGGTGCGATTGCGGGTGGCTTTCGCGATCTTCTTGCTGGTTCTGGTGCCCGCAGTGCTGCACGTACGCAGCGGGATCTTTCGATGGTGGTAGTGGTGGTGGGCAGCCTGCTGCTGGTGGGTTTGCTTGCTGCCATCCCTCAGTTGGGGCTGGGGATGTCGTTAACTGGCTTTCTGGGTGCCTTAATGATTGTGGTGTTCGGCTTCCTGTTTGTTACCGTTTCTGCCCGCCTGACAGGTGAAATCGGCTCTTCATCTAATCCCATTTCCGGTATGACGGTGGCCACCCTTCTGCTGACCTGTCTGCTGATTCTGGTACTCGATGCGGTCAATGTTCTCAGCATCACCAAGGAAATTAAGCTGACCGCACTGATGATTGCTGGGGTGGTCTGCATTGCATCTTCCAATGGTGGCAGCACTGCCCAGGCATTAAAAACCGGCCACATACTGGGTGCAACACCGATTTATCAGCAGATTTCGATCCTGATTGGTGCCTTGACTGCCGCAGCTGTGGTGGGCGTGGTCCTGCTTTATCTGGATCGTGCGGGTTCCACTTACACGAAAAAAGAGTTGCCCGATGTGGCCGTGGATGTTCGCACGCTGACAGAGAAAGATCATGTCCGCCGTGGAGAATATAGTGCGGATACCACCGAATACCATGTCCTGAACATTGGCGACAACGAAGAGTATCGTGCCAGCAACGATCAGGTGGTGCGGCCAGGTCGATATCTGGTCAATGATGAAGGAAAAATCATTTATCGGGTGGATCCCGCCATCAATGGCAAGCTGAAGACCGATGATTCCGGCAATCCGGAAACATTGAAGTTCGACGCACCCAAAACGCGCTTGATGCAGTTGATTATTGATGGGGTGCTGAGCAGCAAATTACCGTGGGACCTGGTGCTGATCGGCGTGTTGATTGCACTGACACTGGAACTGGTGGGTGTGCCCTCGCTGCCATTTGCGGTGGGAGTCTATTTGCCACTCTCCGCTTCCACCCCCATCTTTGTGGGTGGGGCGATTCGCTGGCTGACCGATAAATATCGCCGACGTTCAGAAGCAGAAGGTGACAAATCACCTGGGGTACTGCTCAGTTCTGGTTACATTGCAGGTGCGTCAATTGCCCTGATGGTGATTGCGTTTCTGAACTTCAGCAGCACCATTCCGAAGCAACTGGATTTAACCTCCAGCGTACCCGCCTGGTGGCTGACCTGGCAGGATGCCATTACCATGAGCGTCTTCGGCGTGCTGGGCATCATCCTGTTCTGGTGCGGCATCCGCAAACCGAAAGATTAA